Below is a window of Campylobacter concisus DNA.
AAGCTGATAAAGAGCAAGTGGCATTTATGGTGAAGAAAATTTTAGGAATAAATAAAGATATAAAACCGCTTGATATCACTGATGCGATCGCGATCGCGCTAACTCACGCAAATAATTTAAGAATAAGCTAAATTTTGATAGGAAAAAGATGGCAACATTAAAAGCTTTACTAATTGGCGAGGTGAAAAACTATGGCTCGCAAAGTGCGACTGATAAGCTAAATACACCATGGAGTTCAGCTATATTTAAAATAGCTCAAAATGGCGAAATTTTCGCAAATGAACTTGGCTTTGTGGGTGATAGTGTCGCTGATACAAAGCACCATGGAGGCCCTGAAAAAGCTATATTTGCAAATTCGTTTTCAAACTATGCTGATTGGGAAAGTTTTTTAGGATTAAAAAACATGGCTTATGGTGCGATGGGTGAGAATTTATGCATTGACGGTCTTGATGAGAGTAGTGTCTGTGTAGGTGATATCCATAAAATCGGCTCACTAGTCCTTCAAGTATCGCAGCCAAGAAAGCCTTGCTTTAAGCTCTCAAAAAGATGGGGCAATGAAAATATGGCTACTCACATCTTTGAAACTGGCCTTACTGGCTGGTATTACCGCGTCATAACACCAGGATCGTGCAAAGTGGGCGACGTGATAGAAGTTATAGAAAAAGATCCAGTTTATATGAGCATTTTAGAAGTAAATAGACTTTTTTGCGCTCCAAGTAAAAATTTAAATTTACTAGAGAAATTTAACTCTCTTACTACTCTTCCAAAAAGTTGGTATAGTGACATGGAAAGACGTATTCAAGGTATTTATAGTACAGAATATATGAGAAATTTATAATAGTAAGTAAAATTTTTATTATTTTAATACCCACAAACATTCAGATATTACAAGGCTTATGTGAAATTTTGCATGAGCCTTTAAATTTTAAACATTTTTTACGCTAGAATTACCAAAAATTTAAAGGAGAAGATATGCCATTACTTGA
It encodes the following:
- a CDS encoding sulfurase, with the protein product MATLKALLIGEVKNYGSQSATDKLNTPWSSAIFKIAQNGEIFANELGFVGDSVADTKHHGGPEKAIFANSFSNYADWESFLGLKNMAYGAMGENLCIDGLDESSVCVGDIHKIGSLVLQVSQPRKPCFKLSKRWGNENMATHIFETGLTGWYYRVITPGSCKVGDVIEVIEKDPVYMSILEVNRLFCAPSKNLNLLEKFNSLTTLPKSWYSDMERRIQGIYSTEYMRNL